A single Rhopalosiphum padi isolate XX-2018 chromosome 4, ASM2088224v1, whole genome shotgun sequence DNA region contains:
- the LOC132929040 gene encoding uncharacterized protein LOC132929040 isoform X2: MPQKTLLLHLTKCPDKKPYQSICTFNNLHVVHSSLIKEHEEQCPNRLNFDQIVYKTTDDKIAITYKGNVESNEDSTWDDDDSNITKKVQGVSGNTIINQTGYFMKPQMGLTKAERKKFRQKAQQTLSNVDLSYNPNLNINDRQNSTSNAGKLTNQSDQSMNRGLFFGKRPNT, from the exons ATGCCACAGAAAActcttttattacatttaacaaaatGCCCAGACAAGAAACCTTATCAAAGTATATGCACTTTTAATAACCTCCATGTGGTTCATTCTTCATTAATAAAa GAACATGAAGAACAGTGCCCAAACcgtttgaattttgatcaaATAGTATACAAAACCACAGATGATAAGATTGCAATCACTTATAAAGGTAATGTGGAATCTAATGAAGATTCAACGTGGGATGAT GATGATTCAAACATCACTAAAAAAGTTCAAGGTGTTAGCGGAAACACAATCATAAATCAGACTGGATATTTTATGAAACCGCAAATGGGTCTTACAAAGGCAGAGCGTAAGAAATTTCGTCAGAAAGCTCAACAAACTCTGTCAAATGTTGACTTATCATATAATCCCAACTTGAATATAAATGAT aggcaAAATTCTACATCAAATGCTGGCAAATTA aCTAATCAAAGTGATCAAAGTATGAATCGTGGATTATTTTTTGGAAAGAGACCAaacacttaa
- the LOC132929038 gene encoding sodium/potassium/calcium exchanger 3-like isoform X1: protein MIMMMFRRLKSSATAVVLLAAVAAHTLNTPVVHSNTTSTTRPAINRLNPGKDFTIENVKNSSPTVCANVHRSVDEFPRDFFTEEQRLHGAVIVHLILSFYGFLFITFVCQDYFLPSVLYICLDLGLSPDVAGATFMAAATCTSELLVSTIGTFVTKSDLGVGTVVGSGVYNTLGVSACAGLAVCSRPITVEKWPLIRDSGVYVTSIAVLAAIAVDNVVTWYEALIMVTMCFGYFVFLFTQYKLVEKVEKWKHHNRIVSIFERIKGFLCCKKYTSVESQNITLHRSDTPIRQYGTVEHQLQLQDDERASSKITFTSTTTIFGECDQSNTNVQTYLPQSKPSWSNNLLPVVWWTFCLPVNFTLCATIPDCRVKRALYPITFVMSIIWVSVVTYVLSWFLTICGDTFRVSDVVMGIGVLAVGSSIPEAVSGIINAQNGEGSMSISSALGSNTMDILLCLGLPWFVKCTLPTSMNGGPVTLQTDTLFFNCMWMIASVVILNVAAAISGYKMHKPFGIMCLVGQIVVIAALIINGLNVAKDDEPVRCS from the exons gaaAAGATTTTACCATAGAAAATGTTAAGAATAGCAGTCCGACAGTGTGTGCAAATGTTCACCGTTCAGTTGATGAATTTCCTAGAGATTTCTTCACTGAAGAACAAAGACTTCACGGAGCCGTTATCGTTCACttaattttgtcattttatGGATTCCTATTTATAACGTTTGTTTGTCAAGATTATTTCCTACCATCGGTGTTGTATATATGTCTag ATCTGGGACTTTCACCGGACGTCGCTGGGGCGACATTTATGGCGGCGGCGACTTGCACGTCCGAGCTTCTCGTCTCCACGATCGGAACTTTTGTGACCAAGTCAGACCTCGGTGTGGGCACGGTAGTGGGAAGCGGCGTGTACAACACGTTGGGCGTGTCGGCTTGTGCGGGCCTGGCAGTGTGCAGTCGGCCGATCACGGTGGAAAAGTGGCCGCTGATCCGGGACAGCGGCGTGTACGTGACGTCCATAGCCGTGTTGGCTGCCATCGCCGTCGACAACGTGGTCACCTGGTACGAGGCGCTGATCATGGTAACCATGTGCTTTGGATATTTTGTCTTCTTGTTCACGCAATACAAACTCGTCGAGAAAGTCGAAAAGTGGAAACACCACAACC GGATTGTATCAATTTTTGAGCGTATCAAAGGATTTCtatgttgtaaaaaatacaCTTCTGTGGAATCTCAAAATATCACACTACACAGAAGTGATACGCCAATACGTCAATACGGAACAG TCGAACACCAGCTGCAGCTGCAAGATGACGAGCGAGCATcatcaaaaataacatttacttCGACCACGACAATCTTTGGCGAATGCGATCAATCAAATACGAATGTACAGA CTTATTTACCTCAGTCGAAACCGTCTTGGAGTAATAATTTGTTACCGGTCGTCTGGTGGACGTTTTGCTTGCCGGTTAACTTTACGTTGTGTGCCACGATTCCGGATTGCCGAGTAAAACGAGCACTATACCCTATCACGTTTGTTATGTCAATCATATGGGTCAGTGTGGTCACATACGTTTTGTCATGGTTTTTAACGATATGTG GTGATACGTTTCGCGTTAGTGACGTTGTCATGGGCATAGGGGTTTTAGCAGTCGGCAGTAGCATCCCCGAAGCTGTTTCGGGCATAATAAACGCACAAAACG GCGAAGGGTCCATGAGCATCAGCAGTGCGCTTGGCTCCAACACAATGGATATACTACTGTGTCTGGGTCTGCCATGGTTTGTCAAGTGCACGCTGCCAACATCGATGAATGGCGGACCCGTCACATTGCAAACCGACACCTTGTTCTTTAACTGCATGTGGATGATCGCCAGCGTGGTCATTCTTAATGTGGCAGCCGCAATTAGTGGTTACAAAATGCACAAACCATTTGGAATTATGTGCCTTGTCGGCCAGATAGTTGTCATAGCGGCGTTGATAATCAACGGACTGAATGTTGCCAAAGACGATGAACCCGTACGGTGTagctga
- the LOC132929043 gene encoding uncharacterized protein LOC132929043 isoform X1, producing MCAESNVLFKRMSLPNDVLSASYKKPVCCPFNPGHRMPQKTLLLHLTRCPDKKNNQAICPFNNFHIVDSAFVKEHIRQCRDRPKFEEPTINVRVNKFEYDECPDSIETTWDDEDLYELPVQGVSGNTVANQTGYFTKPQSGLSKAQRKKNCKEQKFDRQNSSSNAGK from the exons ATGTGTGCAGAAAGTAATGTCTTATTTAAGAGGATGTCTCTTCCAAATGATGTGTTGTCTgcgtcttacaa AAAACCCGTGTGTTGCCCATTCAATCCCGGGCATAGAATGCCCCAAAAAACGCTTTTGCTCCATTTGACGAGATGCcctgacaaaaaaaataaccagGCAATATGTCCTTTTAATAATTTCCACATTGTGGATTCAGCGTTTGTAAAA GAACATATACGACAATGCCGCGATCGCCCAAAGTTTGAAGAACCAACAATTAACGTTCGGGTGAATAAATTCGAGTATGATGAATGTCCTGATTCTATCGAAACAACATGGGATGAT GAAGATTTATACGAGTTACCTGTTCAAGGTGTTAGCGGAAACACGGTGGCAAATCAGACCGGATATTTTACGAAACCGCAATCGGGTCTTTCAAAGGCACaacgtaaaaaaaattgcaaggAACAAAAATTTGAT aggcAAAATTCTTCATCAAATGCTGGCAAATAA
- the LOC132929040 gene encoding gametocyte-specific factor 1 homolog isoform X1, producing MESVHLGQNTKSNVVHCPFNTSHTMPQKTLLLHLTKCPDKKPYQSICTFNNLHVVHSSLIKEHEEQCPNRLNFDQIVYKTTDDKIAITYKGNVESNEDSTWDDDDSNITKKVQGVSGNTIINQTGYFMKPQMGLTKAERKKFRQKAQQTLSNVDLSYNPNLNINDRQNSTSNAGKLTNQSDQSMNRGLFFGKRPNT from the exons ATGGAATCAGT acATTTGGGTCAGAATACAAAATCAAATGTTGTTCATTGTCCATTCAACACATCCCACACAATGCCACAGAAAActcttttattacatttaacaaaatGCCCAGACAAGAAACCTTATCAAAGTATATGCACTTTTAATAACCTCCATGTGGTTCATTCTTCATTAATAAAa GAACATGAAGAACAGTGCCCAAACcgtttgaattttgatcaaATAGTATACAAAACCACAGATGATAAGATTGCAATCACTTATAAAGGTAATGTGGAATCTAATGAAGATTCAACGTGGGATGAT GATGATTCAAACATCACTAAAAAAGTTCAAGGTGTTAGCGGAAACACAATCATAAATCAGACTGGATATTTTATGAAACCGCAAATGGGTCTTACAAAGGCAGAGCGTAAGAAATTTCGTCAGAAAGCTCAACAAACTCTGTCAAATGTTGACTTATCATATAATCCCAACTTGAATATAAATGAT aggcaAAATTCTACATCAAATGCTGGCAAATTA aCTAATCAAAGTGATCAAAGTATGAATCGTGGATTATTTTTTGGAAAGAGACCAaacacttaa
- the LOC132929043 gene encoding gametocyte-specific factor 1-like isoform X2 has protein sequence MESGKPVCCPFNPGHRMPQKTLLLHLTRCPDKKNNQAICPFNNFHIVDSAFVKEHIRQCRDRPKFEEPTINVRVNKFEYDECPDSIETTWDDEDLYELPVQGVSGNTVANQTGYFTKPQSGLSKAQRKKNCKEQKFDRQNSSSNAGK, from the exons ATGGAATCAGG AAAACCCGTGTGTTGCCCATTCAATCCCGGGCATAGAATGCCCCAAAAAACGCTTTTGCTCCATTTGACGAGATGCcctgacaaaaaaaataaccagGCAATATGTCCTTTTAATAATTTCCACATTGTGGATTCAGCGTTTGTAAAA GAACATATACGACAATGCCGCGATCGCCCAAAGTTTGAAGAACCAACAATTAACGTTCGGGTGAATAAATTCGAGTATGATGAATGTCCTGATTCTATCGAAACAACATGGGATGAT GAAGATTTATACGAGTTACCTGTTCAAGGTGTTAGCGGAAACACGGTGGCAAATCAGACCGGATATTTTACGAAACCGCAATCGGGTCTTTCAAAGGCACaacgtaaaaaaaattgcaaggAACAAAAATTTGAT aggcAAAATTCTTCATCAAATGCTGGCAAATAA
- the LOC132929039 gene encoding pseudouridylate synthase TRUB2, mitochondrial has protein sequence MNNLSTSEKAFKLLNGVVCLYKPAGVHLSGCRHSLLLKLTQELNSCGVRSPENRVVISGDTTKELNVKLEPSFADNVLVVGPRYQTQDIKCIWTTHLGKRVSGVCVMGLNKGTKMVRNLQNNYPLRTYHLHGQLGIMTKNMHIDGQVIEKGRFDFVRRENVDKLMSTIQASNQKKMFELANVDTQTQTAYDLAIKGLIRPATSKIPLIYGIKCISLDLPNFIIEINVINEYENYLLSLVHEIGLKLRCSATCTAIRCIRYSSFTIQQALLMKHWNLQFVLENMRECNASYKQMSKLPSFITEQSYFESNQKMSGIQ, from the exons ATGAATAATCTGTCGACTAGTGAAAAAGCATTTAAACTTTTGAATGGTGTCGTTTGTTTATATAAACCAGCTGGAGTTCATCTAAGCGGTTGTCGCCATTCATTGCTGTTAAAGTTAACACAAG agttgAATTCATGCGGTGTTAGATCTCCAGAAAATCGTGTTGTCATTTCCGGGGATACCACAAAAGAACTTAATGTAAAATTAGAGCCCAGTTTTGCAGATAATGTACTTGTTGTTGGTCCCAGGTACCAAACCCaagatattaaatgtatatggaCTACTCATTTGGGAAAGCGTGTGTCAGGCGTTTGTG tcaTGGGACTAAATAAGGGTACTAAAATGGTAAGAAATCTTCAAAACAACTATCCATTGCGAACATATCATTTACATGGACAATTAGGAATTATGACCAAGAATATGCACATCGATGGCCAAGTTATTGAAAAGGGACGTTTTGATTTTGTGAGACgtgaaaatgttgataaactTATGTCTACAATACAGGCATCAAATCAAAAAAAGATGTTTGA GCTGGCAAATGTAGACACTCAAACTCAAACAGCTTATGATTTGGCCATAAAAGGGTTAATCCGGCCAGCAACTTCTAAAATTCCTTTAATTTATGGAATTAAATGCATAAGTCTAGATTTACCGAATTTTATCATTG aaattaatgttattaatgaatatgagaattatttattatcattagtaCATGAAATAGGACTAAAGTTGAGATGTTCAGCGACATGTACTGCTATACGCTGTATAAGATATTCATCATTTACTATTCAACAAGCACTTTTAATGAAACATTGGAATCTTCAATTTGTGTTAGAAAATATGCGAGAATGTAATGCATCATACAAACAAATGAGTAAACTACCTTCATTCATTACTGAACAATCTTATTTTGAATCTAATCAAAAAATGAGtggtatacaataa
- the LOC132929038 gene encoding sodium/potassium/calcium exchanger 5-like isoform X2 yields the protein MIMMMFRRLKSSATAVVLLAAVAAHTLNTPVVHSNTTSTTRPAINRLNPGKDFTIENVKNSSPTVCANVHRSVDEFPRDFFTEEQRLHGAVIVHLILSFYGFLFITFVCQDYFLPSVLYICLDLGLSPDVAGATFMAAATCTSELLVSTIGTFVTKSDLGVGTVVGSGVYNTLGVSACAGLAVCSRPITVEKWPLIRDSGVYVTSIAVLAAIAVDNVVTWYEALIMVTMCFGYFVFLFTQYKLVEKVEKWKHHNRIVSIFERIKGFLCCKKYTSVESQNITLHRSDTPIRQYGTVEHQLQLQDDERASSKITFTSTTTIFGECDQSNTNVQTYLPQSKPSWSNNLLPVVWWTFCLPVNFTLCATIPDCRVKRALYPITFVMSIIWVSVVTYVLSWFLTICGEGSMSISSALGSNTMDILLCLGLPWFVKCTLPTSMNGGPVTLQTDTLFFNCMWMIASVVILNVAAAISGYKMHKPFGIMCLVGQIVVIAALIINGLNVAKDDEPVRCS from the exons gaaAAGATTTTACCATAGAAAATGTTAAGAATAGCAGTCCGACAGTGTGTGCAAATGTTCACCGTTCAGTTGATGAATTTCCTAGAGATTTCTTCACTGAAGAACAAAGACTTCACGGAGCCGTTATCGTTCACttaattttgtcattttatGGATTCCTATTTATAACGTTTGTTTGTCAAGATTATTTCCTACCATCGGTGTTGTATATATGTCTag ATCTGGGACTTTCACCGGACGTCGCTGGGGCGACATTTATGGCGGCGGCGACTTGCACGTCCGAGCTTCTCGTCTCCACGATCGGAACTTTTGTGACCAAGTCAGACCTCGGTGTGGGCACGGTAGTGGGAAGCGGCGTGTACAACACGTTGGGCGTGTCGGCTTGTGCGGGCCTGGCAGTGTGCAGTCGGCCGATCACGGTGGAAAAGTGGCCGCTGATCCGGGACAGCGGCGTGTACGTGACGTCCATAGCCGTGTTGGCTGCCATCGCCGTCGACAACGTGGTCACCTGGTACGAGGCGCTGATCATGGTAACCATGTGCTTTGGATATTTTGTCTTCTTGTTCACGCAATACAAACTCGTCGAGAAAGTCGAAAAGTGGAAACACCACAACC GGATTGTATCAATTTTTGAGCGTATCAAAGGATTTCtatgttgtaaaaaatacaCTTCTGTGGAATCTCAAAATATCACACTACACAGAAGTGATACGCCAATACGTCAATACGGAACAG TCGAACACCAGCTGCAGCTGCAAGATGACGAGCGAGCATcatcaaaaataacatttacttCGACCACGACAATCTTTGGCGAATGCGATCAATCAAATACGAATGTACAGA CTTATTTACCTCAGTCGAAACCGTCTTGGAGTAATAATTTGTTACCGGTCGTCTGGTGGACGTTTTGCTTGCCGGTTAACTTTACGTTGTGTGCCACGATTCCGGATTGCCGAGTAAAACGAGCACTATACCCTATCACGTTTGTTATGTCAATCATATGGGTCAGTGTGGTCACATACGTTTTGTCATGGTTTTTAACGATATGTG GCGAAGGGTCCATGAGCATCAGCAGTGCGCTTGGCTCCAACACAATGGATATACTACTGTGTCTGGGTCTGCCATGGTTTGTCAAGTGCACGCTGCCAACATCGATGAATGGCGGACCCGTCACATTGCAAACCGACACCTTGTTCTTTAACTGCATGTGGATGATCGCCAGCGTGGTCATTCTTAATGTGGCAGCCGCAATTAGTGGTTACAAAATGCACAAACCATTTGGAATTATGTGCCTTGTCGGCCAGATAGTTGTCATAGCGGCGTTGATAATCAACGGACTGAATGTTGCCAAAGACGATGAACCCGTACGGTGTagctga
- the LOC132930317 gene encoding organic cation transporter protein-like produces MTKKTIDIDGLLEEVGEFGNYQKLYIFFLGLSLLFTASSTMSFVFTTGDMNYRCLINGCDSASETTVDYWPIWLNRTVPFDNDDHRLAKCSQYVRHNSVDTNKTDKRIFRCDDSDFNKSLSVQCEEFVFESGGETTIVSAFNIFCKNNKWKLTIVGSLNNIGQFFSLPISGFLSDKYGRKNIIIIGSVLAATCGILRGLSINYTMFLVLEFFDAFFSGGVYSATFIMGIGLVGAKHRVFASTVLSAYYPIGEALVGVLFWYVQDWRKFLIFVNLPGLCFALAYTIIPESVRWMITAGKINEAIEELKYIAKFNGKKLSEESLKKLEAFRSTNEKEIEIEETRKRRTTSCSSQQAFKRAMTSKRIIFRLINCSFCWMINTLIYYGLSMSSGSIVGNRYGNFILCSLVEIPALFLVIKIMNNCGRRESQCATLLVCSSLCISIAFVPKHAVILNVLLYLIGKFSITISFVILYMYTAEMFPTEIRHSLLGICSMFGRIGSMVAPQTPLLVTYFGELSPLLLFSGSALLSGLLALLFPETLNKKMPDTVLEAEQIGNSTS; encoded by the exons aacgATCGACATCGATGGATTATTAGAAGAGGTGGGCGAATTtggaaactatcaaaaactttatatattttttctcggACTGTCGTTACTATTCACGGCGTCGTCCACCATGTCGTTCGTGTTCACTACGGGAGACATGAACTAcag ATGTCTGATAAACGGATGTGATTCGGCTTCTGAGACAACTGTCGATTACTGGCCAATATGGCTGAACCGGACCGTACCGTTTGATAACGACGACCATCGGCTGGCTAAATGCTCGCAGTACGTACGACATAATTCGGTCGACACCAACAAAACCGACAAACGCATCTTCCGATGTGACGACAGCGACTTTAACAAGTCTTTGAGCGTGCAGTGCGAAGAATTCGTTTTCGAATCCGGTGGGGAGACAACGATAGTTTCTGCg TTCAACATATTTTGCAAAAATAACAAATGGAAACTGACAATCGTAGGGAGCCTCAACAACATTGGTCAGTTTTTCTCGTTACCCATATCCGGTTTTTTGTCAGACAa GTACGGCAggaaaaacattattatcatcGGAAGCGTATTAGCAGCAACGTGTGGAATTTTACGTGGGTTGTCAATAAATTACACCATGTTCCTGGTATTGGAATTTTTTGATGCTTTTTTTTCCGGTGGAGTTTACAGTGCCACTTTTATAATGG gTATCGGGCTTGTTGGTGCCAAACACAGAGTTTTTGCAAGTACCGTTTTAAGCGCTTACTATCCAATTGGCGAGGCATTAGTCGGAGTATTGTTTTGGTACGTTCAAGACTGGAGAAAATTCTTGATATTCGTAAACTTACCAGGATTGTGTTTCGCGTTGGCCTACAc AATTATTCCAGAGTCCGTTCGCTGGATGATCACCGCGGGAAAAATCAACGAGGCCATAGAGGAATTGAAATACATTGCAAAATTCAACGGAAAAAAACTATCAGAGGAAAGTCTGAAAAAGCTTGAGGCGTTTAGAAGCACCAATGAAAAAGAGATcgaaata GAGGAAACGAGGAAGAGAAGGACGACCAGCTGTTCAAGCCAGCAAGCGTTTAAACGTGCTATGACTTCTAAGCGTATAATATTCCGATTAATCAACTGTTCCTTCTGTTG GATGATCAACACGCTCATATACTACGGCCTGTCGATGAGCTCGGGTTCAATAGTGGGAAACCGGTACGGGAACTTCATTCTGTGCAGTCTTGTTGAAATCCCGGCGTTGTTTTTGGTGATCAAAATCATGAACAACTGTGGTCGGAGAGAGTCGCAATGCGCCACGCTTTTGGTGTGCAGTAGTCTATGCATTTCTATCGCGTTCGTCCCaaaac ACGCGGTCATCTTAAATGTACTCCTATACCTGATTGGAAAGTTTTCAATAACCATTTCATTCGTAATACTGTACATGTACACCGCCGAAATGTTCCCAACGGAAATCCGACATTCTTTGCTTGGCATATGCTCCATGTTCGGCAGAATCGGTTCGATGGTGGCACCACAAACTCCATTATTA GTTACTTATTTCGGTGAATTGTCGCCGTTACTACTCTTCAGCGGATCTGCTCTACTATCTGGATTACTCGCACTACTGTTTCCAGAAACTCTCAATAAAAAAATGCCAGACACAGTTTTGGAAGCTGAACAAATTGGCAACTCTACCAGTTGA